A genomic region of Vitreimonas flagellata contains the following coding sequences:
- the cysE gene encoding serine O-acetyltransferase: MAEAQPRVFEASGGVWSQLRVEAMQAAAEEPLLASYLHASILHHDKIEDALSYHLAQKLGHGDLPALQLREVIREAYAADPSLVIAATRDMRVVRERDPACMTYLQPFLFFKGYGGLQAYRIGHWLWTQERHILAYHLQSRISELFAVDIHPNAKIGAGVFIDHAHGIVIGETAVVDDDVSMLHSVTLGGTGKVGGDRHPKIKRGVMIGAGAKVLGNITVGEDARIAAGSVVLSDVGARCTVAGVPAKPVGGPCCEGTKPAEVMDQRIAD; this comes from the coding sequence ATGGCCGAAGCTCAGCCCCGCGTTTTCGAGGCGTCTGGCGGTGTGTGGTCGCAATTGCGCGTCGAGGCGATGCAGGCGGCGGCCGAGGAGCCCTTGTTGGCGTCCTATCTGCACGCGTCCATCCTGCACCACGACAAGATTGAAGACGCGCTCTCTTACCATTTGGCGCAAAAGCTCGGCCACGGCGATTTGCCGGCGCTGCAGCTGCGTGAAGTGATTCGCGAGGCCTATGCGGCGGACCCGTCGTTGGTAATTGCCGCGACGCGCGATATGCGCGTGGTGCGTGAGCGCGATCCGGCGTGCATGACATATCTACAGCCGTTCTTGTTCTTCAAAGGCTATGGCGGGTTGCAGGCCTATCGTATCGGGCATTGGCTGTGGACGCAGGAGCGCCACATCCTCGCCTATCACCTGCAGAGCCGTATCTCTGAACTCTTCGCCGTCGATATTCACCCGAACGCCAAGATCGGCGCGGGCGTGTTCATCGACCACGCGCATGGCATCGTGATCGGCGAGACGGCTGTCGTGGACGATGACGTGTCGATGCTGCACTCGGTAACGTTGGGCGGCACCGGCAAAGTCGGCGGCGATCGCCACCCGAAGATCAAGCGCGGCGTGATGATCGGCGCCGGCGCGAAAGTGCTCGGCAACATCACAGTCGGCGAAGATGCGCGCATCGCGGCGGGTTCCGTCGTGCTGAGCGATGTGGGCGCGCGCTGCACGGTGGCGGGCGTGCCGGCCAAGCCTGTGGGCGGACCGTGTTGTGAAGGCACGAAACCGGCCGAAGTGATGGATCAACGCATCGCGGATTGA
- a CDS encoding thiol-disulfide oxidoreductase DCC family protein, translating into MTRSAPTPETFAYRRDPRVPAFDDSHPIVIFDGACVMCSRFVQLLLRADRRGRLRFLTAQSELGQALYAHFGLRGDVFDTYVLLDEGRARVKSDAALRIFALLGAPYSVLGAGRALPRIWRDGLYDFVARNRLRWFGQREVCYAPTPETRARFIA; encoded by the coding sequence GTGACTCGTTCGGCTCCCACGCCAGAGACGTTCGCCTATCGGCGCGATCCGCGCGTGCCGGCTTTTGACGATTCCCATCCGATCGTGATTTTCGACGGCGCGTGCGTGATGTGCTCGCGCTTCGTGCAACTTTTGTTGCGCGCCGATCGGCGCGGGCGCTTGCGTTTTCTGACGGCGCAATCGGAGCTCGGCCAAGCGCTCTACGCCCATTTCGGGCTGCGCGGCGATGTGTTCGATACCTACGTGTTGCTCGACGAGGGGCGGGCACGCGTGAAGTCGGACGCAGCGTTGCGAATATTCGCGTTGCTGGGCGCACCATACTCAGTGCTTGGCGCGGGGCGCGCGCTGCCGCGGATCTGGCGCGATGGCTTGTATGATTTTGTCGCGCGCAATCGGCTGCGTTGGTTTGGGCAGCGCGAGGTTTGCTATGCGCCGACGCCGGAGACGCGCGCGAGGTTTATCGCATGA
- a CDS encoding SDR family oxidoreductase, producing the protein MRLLIVGGYGVFGGRIVELLESEARLTIVVAGRSAAKGAAFCTSRGAVKAKLETAAFDRDGDLSAQLKRLSPDVVIDASGPFQDYGAGAYRLVEAAIDAGVHYLDLADGSDFVAGVSAYDARAKAAGVYVLSGVSSFPVLTAAVVRVLAQDMTRVKEIVGGIAPSPFAGVGENVIRAIASYAGQPVARLGPNVKVIGRPFTQQRRYTIAPPGRTPLRNTLFSLVDVPDLRVLSELWPEAQRVWMGAGPAPEVLHRALIFCAWLVRFGLVRTLAPLAPLMHWAMNRLRWGEHRGGMFVEVKGVDAGGRARVRSWHLLAEGADGPFIPSMAAQAIVLKQLDGDAPAPGARACVRELELADYERLFAARIIYSGFRETQVADAPLYQRILGDAWSALSESVRAMHDGARLGEGVASVERGSNPFAWLAGVAMSFPPAHAETPVRVHFDVSSREEVWTRTFGAHRFRSAQYEGKGRWRRLLVERFGALEFAMALVRDGKRLRLVMRAWRAFGVPMPLWFAPRSDAYETEEGGVFRFFVEISHPLVGLIVRYRGWLKPA; encoded by the coding sequence ATGAGGCTGCTGATCGTTGGCGGATACGGCGTGTTCGGCGGGCGGATCGTCGAGTTGTTGGAGAGCGAGGCGCGGCTGACCATTGTCGTCGCGGGGCGCTCGGCGGCGAAGGGGGCGGCGTTTTGTACATCGCGCGGAGCGGTGAAGGCGAAGCTTGAGACGGCTGCTTTCGATCGCGACGGCGATTTGAGCGCACAATTGAAGCGCTTGTCGCCGGACGTCGTGATCGACGCGAGCGGGCCGTTTCAGGATTATGGCGCGGGCGCCTATCGCTTGGTGGAAGCCGCTATTGATGCGGGTGTGCATTATCTCGATCTGGCGGATGGCTCGGATTTCGTTGCGGGCGTCAGCGCCTACGATGCGCGTGCGAAAGCGGCGGGCGTGTATGTGCTCTCGGGCGTGTCGAGCTTTCCCGTGCTCACGGCGGCCGTCGTGCGTGTGCTGGCGCAAGACATGACGCGAGTGAAGGAGATCGTGGGCGGCATTGCGCCGTCGCCGTTCGCTGGTGTTGGTGAAAATGTGATCCGCGCGATTGCGAGCTATGCGGGCCAGCCCGTTGCGCGGCTTGGGCCGAACGTGAAGGTGATTGGCAGGCCGTTCACGCAGCAGCGCCGCTACACGATCGCGCCGCCGGGGCGAACGCCTTTGCGCAACACACTCTTCTCGTTGGTCGATGTGCCGGATCTGCGCGTGCTTTCGGAATTATGGCCGGAGGCGCAGCGTGTGTGGATGGGCGCGGGGCCGGCGCCTGAGGTGCTGCACCGCGCGCTCATATTTTGTGCGTGGCTGGTGCGGTTTGGGCTCGTGCGGACGCTCGCGCCGCTTGCGCCTTTGATGCATTGGGCGATGAACCGCCTGCGCTGGGGCGAACATCGCGGCGGTATGTTTGTCGAAGTGAAGGGCGTGGATGCGGGCGGTCGTGCGCGTGTGCGTTCGTGGCATTTGCTCGCCGAAGGCGCGGATGGCCCGTTCATTCCATCAATGGCGGCGCAGGCGATTGTACTGAAGCAGCTTGATGGCGATGCGCCGGCGCCTGGCGCGCGCGCTTGCGTGCGTGAACTGGAATTGGCGGATTACGAGCGCTTGTTTGCGGCCCGCATCATCTATTCGGGCTTTCGCGAGACGCAGGTGGCGGACGCGCCGCTCTATCAGCGCATTCTCGGCGATGCGTGGTCGGCGCTGTCGGAATCCGTGCGTGCAATGCACGATGGCGCACGTTTAGGCGAGGGGGTGGCGAGCGTGGAGCGGGGTTCAAATCCGTTCGCGTGGCTTGCGGGCGTGGCGATGAGTTTCCCGCCAGCGCACGCGGAAACGCCGGTGCGCGTGCATTTTGACGTCAGTTCACGCGAGGAGGTGTGGACGCGGACGTTCGGCGCGCATCGTTTCAGGAGCGCGCAATATGAGGGAAAAGGGCGCTGGAGGCGCTTGTTGGTTGAGCGTTTTGGTGCGCTTGAGTTTGCGATGGCGCTGGTGCGCGATGGCAAACGCTTGCGGCTGGTGATGCGGGCGTGGCGCGCGTTTGGCGTGCCGATGCCGCTATGGTTCGCGCCGCGTTCAGACGCGTACGAGACCGAAGAAGGCGGTGTTTTCCGCTTCTTTGTGGAGATTTCGCATCCGCTCGTCGGCTTGATCGTGCGCTATCGCGGATGGCTCAAGCCGGCCTAG
- a CDS encoding GDYXXLXY domain-containing protein: MKFGPFLRVASVAFVCVLILIGVVINEGMARRGGQEVLLAMEAMDPRSILSGHYVAINITERLDPGEHCPPNQNEAWVALTRRSGEIYGVAGGADSRERAQLVGPLPVKASFMCQEPIEAGPGTEAFPGSIGLDLNIDRFHINQADALRIERILRDQTFDGPTRAYAIVSIGRDGRARLKGVQIDGERLELSWL; this comes from the coding sequence ATGAAATTCGGCCCTTTCCTTCGTGTCGCCAGCGTTGCGTTCGTCTGCGTGCTCATCCTGATCGGTGTTGTGATCAATGAAGGCATGGCGCGTCGTGGCGGCCAAGAGGTGTTGCTGGCGATGGAAGCCATGGATCCGCGCTCGATCCTCAGCGGCCATTATGTGGCGATCAACATCACCGAGCGCCTCGACCCCGGCGAACATTGTCCGCCCAATCAAAATGAAGCGTGGGTCGCGCTAACGCGACGTAGCGGCGAGATTTACGGCGTCGCCGGCGGCGCGGACTCACGGGAGCGCGCACAACTGGTTGGCCCGCTGCCGGTCAAAGCGTCATTCATGTGCCAAGAGCCTATTGAAGCTGGCCCCGGCACAGAGGCTTTTCCCGGTTCGATCGGGCTCGACCTCAACATCGATCGCTTCCACATCAATCAGGCGGATGCGCTGCGCATTGAGCGCATCCTCCGCGATCAGACCTTCGACGGCCCCACACGCGCGTACGCCATCGTTTCCATCGGCCGCGACGGGCGCGCGCGTTTGAAAGGTGTGCAGATCGACGGCGAACGGCTTGAACTCTCATGGCTCTAG
- a CDS encoding DUF2157 domain-containing protein — MASYKDRVKADLDRWIAADLVSADKRAAILATLPDARRLDAATALAWVGGVLLGIAVISFVAANWDVIPRLARFSLIIAAFAAFASAGGWFGERGRAIVSNILLTIAALIFASSIGLTGQIFDIAGDPRAASYGAAIAAFALAIAGRSTGAATVGLVFTAMGDFAAGDWFASSESEAPWMLVAAPLGAFLALRWGSTALAHVSALAIIYCFGWFGGRSEAEASTFLFLSILMGAMAAGARWLFNQERPFSGVFYGWFAAGASLFFAIAGYLPWFGAEGSASAGYAHRVVWLIASGGLLALGRFDRHALVTTVGVLGLIFAIVALLADLGLDLLASAGVFLLCSIIALVAGLALRRKDKTA; from the coding sequence ATGGCGTCCTACAAAGACCGCGTCAAAGCTGACCTCGATCGCTGGATCGCCGCGGATCTCGTATCCGCCGACAAACGCGCCGCTATTCTCGCAACGTTGCCAGACGCGCGCCGCCTTGATGCTGCGACTGCGCTCGCCTGGGTGGGCGGCGTGTTGCTCGGCATAGCCGTGATTTCGTTTGTCGCCGCGAATTGGGATGTGATCCCGCGGCTTGCGCGCTTCAGTTTGATCATCGCCGCATTCGCCGCGTTCGCCAGCGCTGGCGGATGGTTCGGCGAGCGCGGGCGCGCAATCGTCTCCAACATTCTGCTCACCATCGCTGCGTTGATCTTCGCATCGAGCATTGGTCTCACTGGCCAGATCTTCGACATCGCGGGCGATCCACGCGCTGCTTCGTACGGCGCAGCGATCGCCGCGTTTGCGCTTGCGATCGCTGGTCGCTCAACGGGCGCCGCAACAGTCGGGCTCGTCTTCACAGCGATGGGTGATTTCGCTGCGGGCGATTGGTTCGCGAGCAGTGAGTCCGAAGCGCCGTGGATGTTGGTCGCAGCGCCGCTTGGCGCATTCCTCGCTTTGCGTTGGGGCTCAACTGCACTCGCGCACGTTTCTGCGCTTGCGATCATCTATTGCTTCGGCTGGTTCGGCGGACGCTCGGAAGCGGAAGCCAGCACGTTCCTCTTCCTCTCAATCCTCATGGGCGCGATGGCTGCGGGCGCGCGTTGGCTCTTCAATCAAGAGCGGCCGTTTTCTGGCGTTTTCTACGGATGGTTCGCCGCAGGCGCATCGCTCTTCTTCGCCATCGCCGGCTATCTGCCGTGGTTTGGCGCGGAAGGCAGCGCGAGTGCGGGCTACGCGCATCGCGTTGTCTGGCTCATCGCATCGGGCGGCTTGCTCGCGCTCGGCCGCTTTGATCGGCACGCGCTTGTCACGACCGTCGGCGTCCTCGGCTTGATCTTCGCGATCGTCGCATTGCTCGCCGATCTCGGGCTCGATCTCCTCGCCTCGGCTGGCGTCTTCCTGCTGTGCTCGATCATCGCGCTGGTCGCGGGCCTTGCACTGCGACGCAAGGACAAGACCGCATGA
- a CDS encoding CBS domain-containing protein: protein MLIAHVLRDKGAAVHTLSAEASLHHAAQELNTRKVGALVVIDLEGELVGVVSERDIVREVAKRGADAMQETVGAVMTRKVITAGMDETIDECLERMTDRRIRHLPVIDAGKLVGIISIGDLVKHRIAAVEAEAAAMQAYITTH from the coding sequence ATGCTGATCGCGCATGTATTACGCGACAAAGGGGCGGCCGTTCACACGTTGTCGGCCGAAGCCTCGCTCCACCATGCCGCACAAGAGCTCAACACACGCAAGGTCGGCGCGTTGGTGGTGATTGATCTGGAAGGTGAATTGGTTGGCGTGGTGTCCGAGCGCGATATTGTGCGGGAAGTCGCAAAACGCGGCGCGGACGCGATGCAGGAGACGGTTGGCGCGGTGATGACCCGTAAGGTCATTACGGCGGGCATGGACGAAACGATCGACGAATGCCTCGAGCGCATGACCGATCGGCGAATCCGTCATCTGCCTGTCATCGACGCCGGAAAGCTGGTCGGGATCATTTCGATTGGGGACCTGGTGAAGCACCGGATCGCCGCGGTCGAAGCTGAAGCAGCGGCGATGCAAGCCTACATCACCACCCACTGA
- a CDS encoding glycosyltransferase family 4 protein — protein sequence MFAVQVAIMRGKGGVFTSLFHYARLFEASGVRSVCLYAGPAAQQLRDAGIDVIEAPRSITSPLFQFLPGFTRIRGEIEARGGAPDFVMAHSDLAMPALKRMFPRTLMMTRCHSDNFKHKARADLVVTLNEDQQSRAQAALPHTRVRMFGNPFVPAADEQGPKAAAPARVRFNFLGRVEQVKDPLTLVKAYAAANLAPDTELRIIGAGAQEAEVRAAAAVSGKNIAMAGWLASPFAHFDQSDVLVLPSEWESYSWVIREALHYGVPVIASDIFVHRDALGGGAYGLLFPVGDASALREALERAVSNLAQLRAMAAKGRDDLMAAYGAQPFWAKMSAEIADIRRARGVVGKV from the coding sequence ATGTTCGCTGTGCAAGTTGCGATCATGAGGGGAAAGGGCGGGGTGTTCACCTCGCTCTTTCATTATGCGCGCTTGTTCGAGGCAAGCGGCGTGCGCTCGGTGTGCCTCTACGCCGGCCCCGCCGCTCAGCAATTGCGCGATGCAGGCATCGATGTGATCGAAGCGCCGCGATCGATCACATCGCCACTCTTCCAATTCTTGCCAGGCTTCACGCGAATTCGCGGCGAGATCGAAGCGCGCGGCGGCGCCCCGGATTTTGTCATGGCGCACAGCGATCTGGCGATGCCGGCGCTGAAGCGCATGTTTCCGCGCACACTGATGATGACCCGCTGCCACTCCGACAATTTCAAACACAAAGCGCGTGCGGACCTGGTCGTCACGCTGAACGAAGACCAGCAAAGCCGCGCGCAGGCCGCGTTGCCGCACACACGCGTCCGCATGTTTGGCAATCCGTTCGTGCCGGCGGCCGACGAGCAAGGGCCCAAAGCTGCCGCGCCCGCACGCGTGCGCTTCAATTTTCTCGGCCGCGTCGAGCAGGTGAAGGATCCGCTCACGCTGGTGAAGGCGTACGCAGCTGCGAATCTCGCGCCGGACACCGAACTTCGCATCATCGGCGCTGGCGCACAGGAAGCGGAAGTGCGAGCGGCCGCAGCGGTGAGCGGCAAGAACATCGCGATGGCCGGCTGGCTCGCATCGCCGTTCGCGCACTTTGATCAAAGCGACGTGCTGGTGCTGCCGTCCGAGTGGGAATCGTACTCCTGGGTCATCCGGGAGGCGCTCCATTATGGCGTGCCCGTGATCGCCAGCGACATCTTCGTCCATCGTGATGCTTTGGGTGGCGGCGCCTACGGGCTGCTCTTTCCCGTCGGTGACGCCAGCGCGTTGCGTGAAGCTCTCGAGCGCGCGGTGTCGAATCTTGCGCAGCTGCGCGCGATGGCCGCGAAAGGCCGCGACGATTTGATGGCCGCCTACGGCGCGCAGCCATTCTGGGCGAAAATGAGCGCCGAAATCGCAGATATCCGCCGCGCGCGCGGCGTTGTGGGGAAGGTCTAA
- a CDS encoding FkbM family methyltransferase: MASQLVHQVLRATRIVGLDIGARGGFTTDLSAIGAAVEAIGFEPDAEECDRLNADAHAAAAAGLRSLRYIPTAVGRADEERMLNLYRARGCTSLLTADQNFAAMFARDDYFILDGQVGVRVERLDAVAERFQFTDAHYMKIDIQGAELEAMQSAPNLVSQLLAIRSEVEFAPIYKDQPLFADVDAELRAKGFMLARFPQMHAWRRGTKVRGDRSAPGPIPLSEGQLIHGDVLYFRRPELMAAETELQQDRLIALALIAYAYGHVDLSGVVLARPEAAQRLRALARVDAGALIAELGRLHAARRRKQLRRTALSALRGLIQ, from the coding sequence ATGGCTTCGCAACTCGTGCACCAGGTGCTCCGTGCAACGCGCATTGTCGGGCTCGACATCGGCGCGCGCGGCGGCTTCACCACGGACCTTTCAGCTATCGGCGCGGCCGTAGAGGCGATCGGCTTTGAGCCCGATGCCGAAGAGTGCGATCGGCTGAATGCAGATGCGCATGCCGCAGCTGCGGCCGGCTTACGCTCGCTTCGCTACATTCCCACCGCTGTCGGGCGCGCGGACGAAGAGCGCATGCTCAATCTCTATCGCGCACGCGGCTGCACTTCGTTGCTCACTGCCGATCAGAATTTCGCGGCGATGTTTGCGCGCGACGATTATTTCATTCTCGATGGGCAGGTGGGCGTTCGGGTCGAGCGGCTCGACGCCGTGGCGGAGCGCTTTCAGTTCACCGACGCGCATTACATGAAAATCGACATCCAGGGCGCGGAGCTCGAAGCGATGCAATCGGCGCCGAACCTCGTGTCGCAATTGCTGGCGATCCGTAGCGAGGTGGAATTTGCGCCGATCTATAAGGATCAGCCTCTGTTCGCCGATGTGGATGCAGAACTCCGCGCAAAGGGGTTCATGCTGGCGCGCTTCCCGCAAATGCATGCGTGGCGGCGCGGCACGAAGGTGCGCGGCGATCGATCAGCGCCGGGACCAATTCCGCTGTCCGAAGGCCAACTCATTCATGGCGATGTGCTCTATTTCCGCCGTCCCGAATTGATGGCCGCCGAGACCGAGTTACAGCAGGATCGGCTGATTGCACTTGCGTTAATTGCCTATGCGTACGGGCATGTGGATTTAAGTGGCGTCGTGCTGGCGCGGCCCGAAGCGGCGCAGAGGCTAAGGGCTTTGGCTCGAGTCGATGCTGGCGCGCTCATCGCCGAACTCGGGCGCCTGCACGCTGCGCGTCGTCGCAAGCAATTGCGGCGCACGGCCCTCAGCGCATTGCGTGGCCTGATCCAGTAG
- a CDS encoding ATP-grasp domain-containing protein: MRCWLFFNRDIAPGIPEAPEVLRFIETAKALDIELLVLKPGEFDLVVDSKDGWSAIYQGRELRKPDLIIPRCGAETNYFTLAVLRHFEHQGVAIANGPAAVESVADKLHSLQVLAGAGLPVPKTILGKFPVDVGLVERELGFPVVVKKLKGTRGAGVMLCQDRAQFDDLANLLDGASGADFLFQQYVRASHGRDVRVLVINGKAVAAMERRSSDGGFKSNISLGGHGTLYDPPHEMAELAVRVARELELDIAGVDLLFDENGYRVCEANSAPGFQGLERACAVDVPEIIFRAMAKRFGIPLRHSDRWERTIEKAARAAFGANGGATTEMAEPLLRPAPIRRKAKPV, translated from the coding sequence GTGCGCTGCTGGCTGTTCTTTAACCGCGACATCGCGCCCGGGATTCCAGAAGCGCCCGAAGTGCTGCGCTTCATAGAGACTGCAAAAGCCCTCGATATCGAATTGCTCGTACTGAAGCCGGGTGAATTCGATCTGGTTGTGGATTCAAAAGACGGATGGTCGGCGATCTATCAGGGCCGCGAACTGCGCAAGCCCGATCTCATCATTCCGCGCTGCGGCGCTGAGACGAATTATTTCACGCTCGCCGTGCTGCGCCACTTCGAACACCAAGGTGTGGCGATCGCCAATGGCCCCGCCGCTGTGGAATCGGTCGCGGATAAATTGCACTCGCTGCAGGTGCTTGCGGGCGCCGGGCTGCCAGTGCCGAAAACGATCCTCGGTAAATTCCCGGTCGATGTCGGCTTGGTTGAGCGCGAACTTGGCTTTCCAGTCGTCGTGAAGAAACTCAAAGGCACACGCGGCGCCGGCGTGATGCTCTGCCAAGATCGCGCGCAATTCGATGATCTCGCTAATCTGCTCGATGGCGCGAGCGGCGCCGATTTCTTGTTTCAGCAATATGTGCGCGCGAGCCACGGCCGCGACGTGCGTGTGCTCGTGATCAACGGCAAAGCCGTCGCTGCGATGGAGCGACGCTCCAGCGACGGCGGATTCAAATCCAACATCTCGCTCGGCGGTCACGGCACGCTCTACGATCCGCCGCATGAAATGGCGGAACTTGCGGTAAGGGTCGCGCGCGAGCTTGAACTCGACATCGCCGGCGTCGACCTTCTGTTCGATGAAAACGGCTATCGCGTGTGCGAGGCCAATTCCGCGCCCGGGTTCCAAGGCTTGGAGCGGGCATGTGCTGTCGATGTGCCGGAGATCATCTTCCGCGCGATGGCAAAACGCTTTGGCATCCCACTCCGCCACTCAGATCGCTGGGAACGCACGATCGAGAAAGCCGCCCGCGCAGCGTTTGGCGCCAATGGCGGCGCCACCACGGAAATGGCGGAACCATTGCTCCGCCCCGCTCCGATACGCCGAAAAGCAAAGCCAGTCTGA
- a CDS encoding aminotransferase class IV translates to MTVWRDGAWVDGPADNDRGATLGDGLFETILWRNGSVARLDRHVARMRASAEALGLAAPEALTDIEAIIPDLAARNALSDQRAAVNLRLAVLGPRGLDRHTPHITFSARIAPAPASDTSIALATVSIRRNETAPSARHKTLSYLDQIEARREARALGADEAAQLNTQGNLAGGAAGNLVLILKDRALTPRVRDGALPGTVRAEFLARGLIEEATLSAADIAAAEAGAITNAIFGVRPVHSWDGRALAADHPRLASLRAAIET, encoded by the coding sequence ATGACGGTCTGGCGAGACGGCGCATGGGTAGACGGCCCGGCCGACAACGATCGCGGCGCGACTTTGGGCGATGGTTTGTTCGAGACCATTCTTTGGCGCAATGGCTCAGTGGCGCGCCTCGATCGCCACGTCGCCCGCATGCGCGCCAGCGCTGAAGCGCTCGGCCTGGCGGCTCCCGAAGCGCTGACTGATATTGAGGCAATCATCCCCGACCTCGCCGCGCGCAATGCGCTGAGCGATCAACGCGCCGCGGTGAACCTGCGCCTCGCCGTCCTCGGCCCGCGCGGCCTCGATCGTCACACGCCGCACATCACCTTTTCCGCGCGCATCGCCCCCGCGCCGGCAAGCGACACCAGCATCGCGCTCGCAACCGTCAGCATCCGTCGCAATGAAACAGCGCCGTCCGCGCGCCACAAGACGCTTTCCTATCTCGATCAGATCGAAGCGCGCCGCGAAGCACGCGCGCTTGGCGCTGATGAGGCCGCGCAGCTCAACACACAGGGCAACCTCGCGGGCGGGGCTGCTGGCAATCTGGTGCTCATCCTCAAAGATCGCGCACTGACGCCGCGGGTCCGCGATGGGGCCTTGCCAGGCACGGTGCGCGCTGAGTTTTTGGCGCGTGGCTTGATTGAAGAAGCAACGCTGAGCGCCGCCGACATCGCCGCCGCGGAAGCGGGCGCGATAACCAACGCCATCTTCGGCGTACGTCCAGTTCATAGCTGGGACGGCCGTGCGCTCGCCGCCGATCACCCGCGCCTCGCGTCGCTCCGCGCCGCGATCGAGACCTGA
- a CDS encoding anthranilate synthase component I family protein, producing MKPYVHEIEYRDPIDACAPLRDTPMTLLLHGACSRWSYIAADPIETISASADDGRVTFARARKWIAEASAGDASPDLPPFAGGVAGLVGYEMARAFDTAPHFSAPDGTPDLALGLYDCIAAFDHDQRRACVVAWSANTGRAQDRATHFAHRLGSARVDRSDAIGVLKSQTSLSDYEAMVAKIVARVHAGDLYQANISRRYAGALAAGDHPYSLFARLVTQSPAPFAAYMRLTDHALVSNSPERFLSASRRDNGQLFAFSQPIKGTRPRGANAAEDEANARALLASAKDRAENLMIVDLMRNDLSKTCVPGSVRVPRLCGLESYANVHHLVSDIEGRLREDADAFELFAGAFPPGSITGAPKLKAMELIGALEGAGRGPYCGSLVWFGFNGAMDSSVLIRTATCARRGVDWRVAFNVGAGIVAESDPLEEARETVTKAASLRRAITGHVGGEA from the coding sequence GTGAAGCCCTACGTCCACGAGATCGAGTACCGCGACCCGATCGACGCTTGCGCGCCGCTGCGGGACACGCCGATGACGCTCCTGCTTCATGGCGCATGCAGCCGCTGGAGCTACATCGCCGCCGATCCCATCGAGACCATAAGCGCGAGCGCGGACGATGGCCGCGTGACTTTTGCGCGGGCGCGCAAATGGATTGCCGAGGCCTCTGCAGGCGATGCGTCGCCGGATCTGCCGCCCTTCGCAGGCGGCGTCGCGGGGCTCGTCGGCTACGAGATGGCCCGCGCGTTCGACACGGCGCCACACTTCTCCGCACCGGACGGGACGCCTGATCTTGCGCTCGGTCTCTATGATTGCATCGCGGCCTTCGATCACGACCAGCGCCGCGCTTGTGTCGTGGCTTGGAGTGCGAACACCGGCCGCGCACAAGATCGCGCGACGCACTTTGCACATCGGCTCGGTTCAGCACGCGTTGATCGCTCTGACGCGATCGGCGTTCTGAAGTCGCAGACCTCGCTCAGCGATTACGAAGCCATGGTCGCGAAAATCGTCGCGCGGGTGCACGCAGGCGATCTCTATCAAGCCAACATCTCGCGACGTTACGCCGGCGCACTGGCGGCTGGCGATCATCCTTATTCATTGTTCGCGCGGCTCGTGACGCAAAGCCCGGCGCCCTTCGCGGCTTATATGCGTCTCACCGACCACGCCCTCGTCTCGAACTCACCAGAGCGCTTTCTCTCGGCATCACGACGAGACAACGGTCAATTGTTCGCTTTCAGCCAGCCAATCAAGGGCACGCGGCCACGCGGCGCAAACGCCGCCGAAGACGAAGCCAACGCGCGCGCGCTCTTGGCGAGCGCGAAGGATCGGGCGGAAAATTTGATGATCGTTGATCTCATGCGCAATGATCTCTCCAAGACGTGCGTTCCCGGATCGGTGCGCGTGCCGCGTCTTTGCGGCCTGGAAAGCTATGCGAACGTGCACCACCTCGTCTCCGACATCGAAGGCCGTTTGCGCGAGGACGCCGATGCGTTCGAGCTCTTCGCCGGCGCCTTTCCGCCAGGCTCGATTACGGGCGCGCCGAAACTGAAGGCGATGGAATTGATCGGCGCGCTTGAGGGCGCTGGCCGCGGCCCGTATTGCGGATCTTTGGTGTGGTTCGGCTTCAATGGCGCGATGGATTCAAGCGTACTCATTCGCACGGCGACATGCGCGCGGCGTGGGGTTGATTGGCGCGTCGCCTTCAATGTTGGCGCGGGGATCGTGGCCGAATCTGATCCCTTGGAAGAAGCGCGCGAAACCGTCACCAAAGCGGCGAGCTTGAGGCGCGCCATCACCGGCCATGTCGGAGGCGAAGCATGA